The Epinephelus lanceolatus isolate andai-2023 chromosome 8, ASM4190304v1, whole genome shotgun sequence genome includes a window with the following:
- the abt1 gene encoding activator of basal transcription 1: MERREEEEEEERKTTAQTEVEAPERRGDDEEEAAERGDDDEDGDEEEEEKAAERGGDEEEEEEDGDKDAAGMKKAKQKSVRVTSCPDRKCVPGIIYLGHIPPRLRPKHLRNMLSVYGEIGRVFLQPEDGQVRRRKRKSGLRRCDFTEGWVEFRDKRVAKKVASSLHNTPMGSRKRQRFSSDLWCIKYLHRFQWTHLSERLAYEQTVLQQRLRTEVSQAKRETNFYLNNVDKSAHLDKLRRKRQRDGQQVDDRTWDFTQRQTEEEIQMKKKKRKDTVSQKHLDKARLIQQKSQSNVSLLAKIFNSSQQE; encoded by the exons atggagaggagggaggaagaggaggaggaggagaggaagactACGGCTCAGACAGAGGTGGAGGCTCCAGAGAGAAgaggtgatgatgaagaggaggctgcagagagaggtgatgatgatgaagatggggatgaagaggaggaggagaaggctgcagagagaggaggtgatgaggaggaggaggaggaggatggtgaTAAAGATGCTGCAGGGATGAAGAAGGCTAAACAGAAATCTGTCAGAGTGACTTCCTGTCCAGACAGGAAGTGTGTTCCAGGGATTATCTACCTGGGTCACATTCCTCCGAGGCTCCGCCCCAAACACCTGAGGAACATGCTGTCGGTGTACGGAGAGATCGGACGCGTCTTCCTTCAGCCGGAGG ATggacaggtgaggaggaggaagaggaagtcgGGGTTGAGGAGGTGTGACTTCACTGAAGGGTGGGTGGAGTTTCGAGATAAACGTGTGGCGAAGAAAGTGGCCTCGTCTCTCCACAACACGCCGATGGGAAGCAGGAAACGCCAGCGCTTCTCCTCCGACCTCTGGTGCATCAAG tACCTGCACAGGTTCCAGTGGACTCACCTGAGCGAGCGGCTGGCCTACGAGCAGACGGTTCTCCAGCAGAGACTCAGGACTGAAGTGTCTCAggcaaagagagaaacaaacttCTACCTGAACAACGTGGATAAGAGCGCTCACCTGGACAagctgaggaggaagagacagagagacggacaACAG GTGGACGACAGGACGTGGGACTTCACTCAGCGTCAGACGGAGGAGGAGATccagatgaagaagaagaagaggaaagacACCGTTTCCCAGAAGCACCTGGACAAGGCCCGCCTCATACAGCAGAAGAGCCAATCGAATGTCTCGCTGTTAGCCAAGATATTCAACTCCAGCCAACAAGagtaa